A window of Rhododendron vialii isolate Sample 1 chromosome 13a, ASM3025357v1 contains these coding sequences:
- the LOC131314620 gene encoding zinc finger A20 and AN1 domain-containing stress-associated protein 4-like, with the protein MEHDETGCQPAPEGPILCINNCGFFGSAATMNMCSKCHKDLILKQEQAKLAATSIENLVNGSSSGSGKGPASSGTVDVQLDSVEQKTLSVPPTPAFGSGETVEAKPKEKEGSSKCATCKKRVGLTGFKCKCGNLFCGSHRYSDKHECPFDYRTAAQDAIAKANPVVKADKLDKI; encoded by the coding sequence ATGGAGCATGATGAGACTGGATGCCAACCTGCTCCTGAAGGTCCTATCTTGTGCATCAACAACTGTGGCTTCTTTGGAAGTGCGGCAACCATGAACATGTGTTCCAAGTGTCACAAGGACCTGATATTGAAACAAGAACAGGCTAAACTTGCCGCTACATCCATTGAGAACCTCGTCAATGGGTCATCGAGTGGAAGTGGAAAAGGACCTGCCAGTTCTGGTACTGTGGATGTACAATTGGATTCTGTGGAACAAAAGACACTTTCTGTGCCACCAACTCCTGCATTTGGCTCTGGGGAAACTGTTGAGGCAAAGCCAAAGGAAAAGGAGGGTTCTAGTAAGTGCGCCACTTGCAAGAAGCGAGTTGGCTTAACTGGGTTCAAATGTAAGTGCGGTAACCTCTTCTGTGGGTCCCATCGCTACTCGGACAAACACGAATGCCCTTTTGATTACCGCACTGCTGCACAGGATGCTATAGCTAAAGCCAACCCTGTTGTCAAGGCAGACAAGCTTGATAAAATATAG